The Yoonia sp. SS1-5 genome contains a region encoding:
- a CDS encoding CvpA family protein has translation MEGFTLVDAGVGVIILLSGVLAYSRGLVREAMAILGWIGATIIAFIFADQVEPLVRQIPVVGDFIGDSCELAIIAAFAAVFALALVVVSIFTPLFASVVQRSALGGVDQALGFFFGVLRGILLIAVAFFVYDTVFATQQIAMIDDSRSARVFAQLTGQIEDQNPEQALGWITEQYQQLVGTCGAPIDPAAEGPLSDG, from the coding sequence ATGGAAGGTTTCACACTGGTTGACGCAGGTGTCGGCGTTATCATCCTACTTTCGGGGGTGCTGGCCTATAGCCGCGGACTTGTCCGCGAGGCGATGGCAATTCTGGGCTGGATCGGTGCCACGATCATTGCGTTCATCTTTGCGGATCAGGTTGAGCCACTGGTGCGGCAAATCCCAGTTGTCGGCGATTTCATCGGTGACAGCTGTGAATTGGCCATCATCGCGGCCTTTGCGGCAGTTTTCGCGCTGGCCTTGGTGGTTGTGTCGATTTTCACCCCGCTTTTTGCAAGCGTGGTCCAACGGTCGGCCCTTGGTGGCGTGGATCAGGCGCTTGGCTTCTTTTTCGGCGTCCTGCGGGGCATCCTGCTGATCGCCGTGGCCTTCTTTGTCTATGATACGGTCTTTGCGACCCAACAGATTGCGATGATTGATGACAGCCGGTCAGCGCGGGTCTTTGCGCAACTGACCGGGCAGATCGAGGATCAGAACCCCGAACAGGCGCTTGGCTGGATCACAGAGCAGTATCAACAGCTTGTCGGCACATGCGGCGCGCCCATTGACCCTGCAGCTGAGGGGCCGCTGTCTGACGGCTGA
- the radA gene encoding DNA repair protein RadA: MAKDLSFSCSECGASFRKWSGQCDACQAWNTITESKALSSGPKGKTLGAVRGKTIPLTDLDTQEAESPRTEAGVGELDRVLGGGLVKASALLVGGDPGIGKSTLLLQAAARFARNGLKVIYISGEESNAQVQMRARRLGLEKSPVLLAAETNLRDILTTLETEKPDLAIIDSIQTMWADTVDSAPGSVSQVRSSAHELTTFAKRNGMAVVMVGHVTKEGAIAGPRVVEHMVDTVLYFEGERGHQFRILRSVKNRFGPADEIGVFEMTGKGLAEVKNPSALFLSERGTPAPGSVVFAGIEGSRPMLCEIQALVAPSPHSQPRRSVVGWDGGRLAMILAVLESRCGVPFTGLDVYLNVAGGLRISEPGADLAVAAALVSAREDAALPAEAVVFGEISLSGALRPVVQTENRLKEAQKLGFTTAIIPQQAKQPGAAGLSLRNASDLAGFVEELFGAR, translated from the coding sequence ATGGCCAAAGATCTTTCCTTTTCCTGCTCTGAATGCGGCGCCTCATTTCGCAAATGGTCCGGACAATGTGACGCCTGCCAGGCGTGGAACACGATCACCGAAAGCAAGGCCCTGTCATCTGGGCCGAAAGGCAAGACGCTGGGGGCCGTGCGGGGCAAAACCATCCCGCTGACCGACCTTGATACCCAAGAGGCCGAATCACCACGAACAGAGGCCGGGGTGGGCGAGCTGGACCGCGTACTGGGCGGCGGGCTGGTCAAGGCATCCGCCCTGCTGGTGGGCGGTGATCCGGGCATCGGCAAATCCACATTGCTGTTGCAGGCCGCAGCCCGGTTCGCCCGGAACGGCCTGAAGGTCATCTACATCTCGGGCGAGGAATCAAACGCACAGGTGCAGATGCGCGCCCGCCGACTGGGGCTGGAAAAAAGCCCGGTACTGCTGGCCGCCGAAACCAACCTGCGCGACATCCTGACCACGCTGGAGACGGAAAAGCCCGATCTGGCCATCATCGATTCGATCCAGACCATGTGGGCGGATACGGTGGATTCGGCCCCTGGCAGCGTCAGCCAGGTCCGGTCCTCTGCGCATGAACTGACCACCTTTGCCAAACGCAACGGCATGGCCGTGGTCATGGTCGGGCATGTGACAAAGGAAGGGGCCATCGCCGGCCCGCGCGTTGTCGAACATATGGTTGATACCGTCCTTTATTTCGAAGGCGAGCGTGGGCATCAGTTCCGCATCCTGCGATCGGTCAAGAACCGTTTCGGCCCCGCCGACGAAATCGGTGTGTTCGAAATGACCGGCAAGGGGCTCGCCGAGGTCAAGAATCCCTCGGCCCTGTTCCTGTCCGAACGCGGCACCCCTGCCCCGGGATCGGTTGTCTTTGCGGGGATCGAAGGGTCACGGCCGATGCTGTGCGAGATACAGGCACTTGTGGCACCTTCGCCACACAGCCAACCCCGGCGCAGTGTGGTCGGTTGGGATGGCGGCAGGCTTGCCATGATCCTTGCCGTCCTCGAATCCCGCTGCGGCGTGCCCTTCACCGGATTGGACGTATATCTCAACGTAGCAGGGGGATTGCGCATCTCGGAGCCGGGCGCGGACCTTGCGGTTGCCGCGGCCCTCGTCTCTGCGCGGGAAGACGCCGCCTTGCCCGCCGAGGCGGTGGTTTTCGGGGAAATCAGCCTGTCGGGCGCGCTGCGTCCGGTGGTTCAGACCGAAAATAGATTGAAAGAAGCCCAGAAACTTGGTTTTACCACGGCGATCATACCGCAACAGGCCAAACAGCCCGGTGCGGCCGGCCTGTCGCTGCGCAATGCGTCCGATCTGGCGGGATTTGTTGAAGAGTTATTTGGCGCAAGGTAG
- the arsC gene encoding arsenate reductase (glutaredoxin) (This arsenate reductase requires both glutathione and glutaredoxin to convert arsenate to arsenite, after which the efflux transporter formed by ArsA and ArsB can extrude the arsenite from the cell, providing resistance.), with protein sequence MATVIFHNPDCGTSRNVLAIIRASGTEPTVIEYLQTGWTEPQLLALFAAADLTPATALRTSKSPAERLGLMDPDVTDATLLEAMLRHPILVNRPIVCTPKGVALCRPSENVLPLLEKPLTAPVYKEDGTLIATPDAAD encoded by the coding sequence ATGGCAACAGTTATTTTCCACAATCCCGATTGCGGCACATCGCGCAATGTTCTGGCCATCATCCGCGCGTCGGGGACCGAGCCGACCGTCATCGAGTATCTGCAAACCGGGTGGACGGAGCCCCAATTGCTGGCCTTGTTTGCCGCCGCCGATCTGACCCCGGCGACCGCCCTGCGCACATCCAAATCGCCCGCCGAACGGCTGGGGCTGATGGATCCCGACGTCACTGATGCGACCTTGCTTGAGGCCATGCTGCGCCATCCGATCCTTGTAAACCGGCCCATCGTCTGCACCCCCAAAGGGGTCGCCCTGTGCCGGCCATCGGAAAACGTCCTGCCCCTGCTGGAAAAGCCGCTGACCGCCCCCGTCTACAAGGAAGACGGCACATTGATCGCGACACCTGACGCCGCCGACTGA
- the purF gene encoding amidophosphoribosyltransferase, whose amino-acid sequence MPLAHPFDDDKLKEECGVFGVVGVTDAANFVALGLHALQHRGQEAGGIVTHHPDTGFNQARRMGLVRDNFTSAETMELLPGTIGIGHVRYSTAGNKGQTAMRDVQPFFGEFSMGGAAIAHNGNITNALQLRRELIERGSIFQSSSDSECIIHLMARSMGRNIPDRMEEALRKVEGAFSVVAMTRTKLIGCRDPLGVRPLVLGRVGDGWALASETCALDIIGAEFIREIAPGEMVVVTEKGVESHFPFRPAKSRFCIFEHVYFSRPDSILGGRSVYETRENIGRELAKEAAVEADLVCPVPDSGTPAAIGYSLQSGIPYAMGIIRNNYMGRTFIEPTEQIRNMGVRLKLNVNRALIKGKRVILVDDSVVRGTTSQKIKEMILDAGAKEVHFRIASPPTAWPCFYGVDTPQREKLLAATMSEEEMCTHLGVDSLRFITLDGLYRAVGESKGRDKTSPAYCDACFSGEYPVAPSDMIEQGFQAKTAAE is encoded by the coding sequence ATGCCTCTTGCCCACCCCTTCGATGATGACAAACTGAAGGAGGAATGCGGCGTCTTTGGTGTTGTCGGCGTGACAGATGCCGCGAATTTCGTCGCACTTGGGCTTCACGCCCTGCAGCATCGGGGTCAGGAGGCGGGCGGCATCGTCACCCATCATCCCGATACCGGTTTCAATCAGGCCCGGCGCATGGGTCTTGTGCGCGACAATTTCACCAGCGCCGAAACCATGGAACTGTTGCCCGGGACAATCGGGATCGGCCATGTGCGCTATTCCACCGCCGGGAACAAGGGCCAGACGGCGATGCGCGATGTGCAGCCGTTCTTTGGCGAATTCTCGATGGGTGGTGCGGCCATTGCCCATAACGGCAATATCACCAATGCGCTGCAGTTGCGCCGTGAACTGATCGAACGCGGGTCAATTTTCCAAAGTTCGTCGGACAGTGAATGCATCATTCACCTGATGGCCCGGTCGATGGGCCGCAATATCCCCGACCGGATGGAAGAAGCCCTGCGCAAGGTCGAGGGCGCGTTTTCCGTTGTGGCCATGACCCGGACCAAACTGATCGGCTGCCGCGATCCGTTGGGCGTGCGGCCGCTGGTGCTGGGCCGGGTCGGGGATGGCTGGGCGCTGGCATCAGAAACCTGCGCGCTGGATATCATTGGCGCTGAATTCATCCGCGAAATCGCCCCGGGCGAGATGGTTGTCGTGACCGAAAAAGGCGTGGAAAGCCATTTCCCCTTCCGCCCTGCAAAGTCGCGTTTTTGTATCTTCGAGCATGTCTATTTCAGCCGCCCCGACAGTATCCTTGGCGGCCGGTCCGTCTATGAAACCCGCGAGAATATCGGCCGCGAGCTGGCCAAGGAAGCCGCGGTCGAGGCAGACCTGGTCTGCCCTGTGCCAGATAGCGGCACGCCAGCAGCAATCGGCTATTCGCTGCAATCAGGCATTCCTTACGCGATGGGCATCATCCGCAACAACTACATGGGCCGGACCTTCATCGAGCCGACCGAGCAGATCCGCAACATGGGTGTGCGCCTGAAACTGAACGTCAATCGGGCGCTGATCAAAGGCAAGCGTGTCATTCTTGTGGATGACAGCGTCGTGCGCGGCACAACCAGTCAAAAGATCAAGGAAATGATCCTTGATGCGGGCGCCAAAGAGGTCCATTTCCGCATCGCCTCTCCACCTACAGCGTGGCCGTGTTTTTACGGTGTGGACACGCCGCAACGCGAGAAACTGCTGGCCGCGACCATGTCCGAAGAAGAGATGTGTACCCATCTGGGTGTCGACAGCCTGCGCTTTATCACGCTGGATGGTCTCTACCGGGCTGTGGGCGAAAGCAAGGGCCGCGACAAGACCAGCCCGGCATATTGCGATGCGTGTTTCTCGGGGGAATATCCGGTGGCCCCCTCTGATATGATCGAACAGGGCTTTCAGGCCAAAACAGCCGCAGAGTAG